A window from Halomicrobium urmianum encodes these proteins:
- a CDS encoding branched-chain amino acid transaminase gives MTDRPEMFEGVDRIWQDGEFVNFEDAQVHVLTHALHYGTGVFEGVRCYDTAEGPAIFRWDEHLERLYESAKVYDIEIPYEPAELTEATIELIRSEGLESCYIRPIAFYGYGPLGLNPSESPVETAIAAWPWGAYLGEEALEEGVDVAVSSWRKYSSDEIPTNAKTTGPYVNSVLASLEARGNGYTEAVVLNEEGNVAEGPGENVFLVRDGEIYTTGLSESILDGITRQTAITLAEDMGYEVHETTISRGELYTADELFFTGTAAEVTPIRSVDGNQIGAGTKGPVTDDLQSAFFDLFEERPAEYDDWFTDVEV, from the coding sequence ATGACCGACCGTCCGGAGATGTTCGAGGGCGTCGACCGCATCTGGCAGGACGGCGAGTTCGTCAACTTCGAGGACGCGCAGGTCCACGTCCTGACCCACGCGCTCCACTACGGCACGGGCGTCTTCGAGGGCGTCCGGTGTTACGACACCGCCGAGGGGCCGGCCATCTTCCGGTGGGACGAGCACCTCGAGCGGCTCTACGAGTCGGCGAAGGTCTACGACATCGAGATCCCCTACGAGCCCGCGGAGCTGACCGAGGCGACGATCGAACTGATCCGCAGCGAGGGGCTGGAATCCTGCTACATCCGACCGATCGCCTTCTACGGCTACGGCCCGCTGGGACTGAACCCCAGCGAGTCGCCCGTCGAGACCGCTATCGCGGCCTGGCCGTGGGGCGCTTACCTCGGGGAGGAGGCCCTCGAAGAAGGCGTCGACGTCGCCGTCTCCTCCTGGCGGAAGTACTCCTCCGACGAGATCCCGACGAACGCCAAGACGACCGGTCCGTACGTCAACAGCGTCCTCGCGTCGCTGGAGGCGCGGGGCAACGGCTACACCGAGGCCGTCGTCCTCAACGAGGAGGGCAACGTCGCGGAGGGTCCCGGCGAGAACGTCTTCCTGGTGCGCGACGGAGAAATCTACACGACCGGTCTATCCGAGTCGATCCTCGACGGGATCACCCGCCAGACCGCCATCACGCTCGCCGAGGACATGGGCTACGAGGTCCACGAGACGACCATCTCCCGGGGCGAACTGTACACCGCTGACGAGCTGTTCTTCACCGGGACGGCGGCAGAGGTGACGCCCATCCGCAGCGTTGACGGCAACCAGATCGGCGCCGGCACGAAGGGCCCGGTCACCGACGACCTCCAGTCGGCGTTCTTCGACCTCTTCGAGGAGCGGCCTGCCGAGTACGACGACTGGTTCACCGACGTCGAGGTGTAG
- a CDS encoding DUF502 domain-containing protein, with protein MAPASWKRDFASGLIVLLPVLVTIYVLAYLYGILAGLPFAADINVATLNDLGLPGYLQAEAVVTFIRVVTTLGVFVLLVFSIGYLMRTAFGDLMESALDDLMNQVPGLRVVYNASKMAVETAVSGTDELQKPVKIETWDGMRMTAFKTGKTTNDGRDVLFLPTAPNITTGYVVEVEPDEYEELNERVEDALTRILSAGFGDSDRDNVKLPINAQDGQEGEATDD; from the coding sequence ATGGCGCCGGCCTCGTGGAAGCGCGATTTCGCGAGCGGACTCATCGTCCTGCTCCCCGTCCTGGTCACCATCTACGTCCTCGCGTACCTCTACGGCATCCTGGCCGGACTGCCGTTCGCGGCCGACATCAACGTCGCGACGCTCAACGATCTCGGCCTCCCCGGATACCTCCAGGCGGAGGCCGTCGTCACGTTCATCCGGGTCGTGACGACGCTGGGCGTGTTCGTGCTGCTCGTGTTCTCGATCGGCTATCTCATGCGGACGGCCTTCGGCGATCTCATGGAGAGCGCGCTGGACGACCTCATGAACCAGGTCCCCGGGCTGCGGGTGGTGTACAACGCGTCGAAGATGGCCGTCGAGACGGCCGTCTCGGGCACCGACGAACTCCAGAAGCCCGTGAAGATCGAAACCTGGGACGGGATGCGGATGACCGCGTTCAAGACCGGTAAGACAACCAACGACGGGCGAGACGTCCTCTTCCTCCCGACCGCGCCGAACATCACCACCGGCTACGTCGTCGAGGTCGAGCCCGACGAGTACGAGGAACTGAACGAGCGCGTCGAGGACGCGCTGACCCGGATCCTCTCGGCCGGCTTCGGCGACTCCGACCGGGACAACGTCAAACTCCCGATCAACGCCCAGGACGGCCAGGAGGGCGAGGCCACGGACGACTGA
- a CDS encoding proline dehydrogenase family protein, which yields MIPPLARRFVAGETAAEVLERARRLQARDVGTICNRLGEHYDERGPADEDAAAYCRLVDDVADAGLRARVSVKPSQLGLDVGEDVFRENLARVVDRADDRGVFVWLDMEDHPAVDATLNAYEHHAEATGGDVGVCVQANLRRTRTDLERLGDLPGSVRLVKGAYDPPEEVAYRRKERVDAEFRDCLRYMFANFEDGVAVGSHDPEMLSLADSLHEEFGTPYEVQMLMGVREDALFDLADDCEVWQYVPYGDRWLSYFYRRVAERRQNALFALRAVLSG from the coding sequence ATGATTCCGCCACTCGCCCGGCGGTTCGTCGCCGGGGAGACGGCCGCCGAGGTGCTGGAGCGGGCCCGGCGGTTACAGGCCCGGGACGTGGGGACGATCTGCAACCGCCTCGGCGAGCACTACGACGAGCGCGGGCCGGCCGACGAGGACGCGGCTGCCTACTGCCGGCTCGTCGACGACGTCGCCGACGCCGGCCTGCGAGCCCGCGTCTCGGTCAAGCCCTCCCAGCTCGGTCTGGACGTCGGCGAGGACGTCTTCCGGGAGAACCTGGCGCGGGTGGTCGACCGCGCCGACGACCGCGGCGTGTTCGTCTGGCTGGACATGGAGGACCATCCGGCGGTGGACGCGACGCTGAACGCCTACGAGCACCACGCCGAGGCGACCGGCGGGGACGTCGGCGTCTGCGTGCAGGCCAACCTACGGCGGACGCGGACGGACCTGGAGCGGCTGGGGGACCTGCCGGGCTCGGTCCGACTGGTCAAGGGGGCCTACGACCCGCCGGAAGAGGTCGCCTACCGGCGCAAGGAACGCGTCGACGCCGAGTTCCGGGACTGCCTGCGATACATGTTCGCGAACTTCGAGGACGGCGTGGCGGTGGGGAGCCACGACCCCGAGATGCTGTCGCTGGCGGACTCGCTCCACGAGGAGTTCGGCACGCCCTACGAGGTGCAGATGCTGATGGGCGTCCGGGAGGACGCGCTGTTCGACCTGGCGGACGACTGCGAGGTCTGGCAGTACGTCCCCTACGGCGACAGGTGGCTTTCCTACTTCTACCGGCGGGTCGCCGAGCGCCGGCAGAACGCCCTGTTCGCGCTCCGGGCCGTTCTGAGCGGGTGA
- a CDS encoding CDP-2,3-bis-(O-geranylgeranyl)-sn-glycerol synthase, whose product MTLFGALATALWAMLPAYVPNNAAVLAGGGRPIDGGRTWNGRRVLGDGKTWRGTAAGTLAGLALALALNLVVEPAGAALGVDLPAFPLLAGLGLALGAMAGDIGASFLKRRTGRERGAAFPGLDQLDFVIGALALAALFAPDWTLSTFTPPVLVAVLIATPVLHVVTNGIAYALGLKDEPW is encoded by the coding sequence ATGACGCTGTTCGGTGCGCTCGCGACGGCGCTGTGGGCGATGCTACCGGCCTACGTGCCGAACAACGCGGCCGTCCTCGCCGGCGGGGGACGGCCCATCGACGGCGGCCGGACGTGGAACGGCCGCCGGGTGCTCGGCGACGGCAAGACCTGGCGCGGTACGGCGGCGGGGACGCTGGCCGGCCTCGCGCTGGCGCTGGCGCTCAACCTCGTGGTCGAACCCGCCGGCGCGGCGCTGGGCGTGGACCTGCCGGCGTTCCCCCTGCTGGCGGGCCTCGGCCTGGCGCTGGGGGCGATGGCGGGCGACATCGGCGCTTCGTTCCTCAAGCGCCGGACTGGCCGAGAGCGGGGTGCCGCCTTCCCCGGGCTCGACCAGCTCGACTTCGTGATCGGCGCGCTGGCGCTCGCGGCGCTGTTCGCGCCCGACTGGACGCTCTCGACGTTCACGCCGCCGGTGCTCGTCGCCGTCCTGATCGCCACGCCCGTCCTCCACGTCGTGACGAACGGCATCGCCTACGCGCTGGGGCTGAAAGACGAGCCCTGGTAG
- the hemC gene encoding hydroxymethylbilane synthase has translation MSTSRTLRLATRGSDLALRQAAAVEEALGRRFDVEIVEVETTGDQVRDELIHRLGKTGAFVRSLDEQVEAGDVDAAVHSMKDVPTEGDGLVVAAVPERADPADVLVTPDGKTLDELPEGATVGTSSLRRTAQLLAERPDLDVQPLRGNVDTRIEKLLAPSLQAEHEDRSEAEKKRKATAGETVETPEGDEADVEVPDDWEFPYEEDVEEWFSGLREIERQALGRDVDVAYDAIVLARAGLERAGLLHHVEAQSLPTETFVPAPGQGALAVTAVDGDLARDLNGALDHPRSRVETTVERTILGELGGGCVAPLGVYAVLQGSVVRTTVRALSRDGEEEVSLTRDLPADRHGEAARELARDLADQGARELIKRAKRESGAAAEDDAATAAETSEE, from the coding sequence ATGAGTACATCGCGGACGCTGCGACTGGCCACGCGGGGCTCGGACCTGGCCCTGCGCCAGGCCGCCGCCGTCGAGGAGGCCCTCGGTCGGCGGTTCGACGTCGAGATCGTCGAGGTCGAGACGACGGGCGATCAGGTCCGCGACGAGCTGATCCACCGGCTGGGCAAGACCGGGGCGTTCGTCCGGAGCCTGGACGAGCAGGTCGAGGCGGGCGACGTGGACGCGGCCGTCCACTCGATGAAGGACGTCCCGACGGAGGGCGACGGGCTGGTCGTCGCGGCCGTCCCCGAGCGGGCCGATCCGGCCGACGTGCTGGTCACGCCGGACGGGAAGACCCTCGACGAGCTGCCCGAGGGCGCCACCGTCGGCACGTCCAGCCTCCGCCGGACGGCCCAGTTGCTCGCCGAGCGGCCGGACCTCGACGTCCAGCCCCTTCGGGGTAACGTCGACACCCGAATCGAGAAGCTGCTGGCGCCGAGCCTGCAGGCCGAGCACGAGGACCGCAGCGAGGCCGAGAAAAAGCGGAAGGCGACGGCGGGAGAGACCGTGGAGACGCCGGAGGGCGACGAGGCGGACGTCGAGGTCCCCGACGACTGGGAGTTCCCCTACGAGGAGGACGTCGAGGAGTGGTTCAGCGGCCTGCGCGAGATCGAGCGGCAGGCCCTGGGCCGGGACGTCGACGTGGCGTACGACGCCATCGTGCTCGCGCGCGCGGGACTGGAACGGGCGGGCCTGCTCCACCACGTCGAGGCCCAGTCGCTGCCGACGGAGACGTTCGTCCCGGCACCGGGTCAGGGCGCGCTGGCGGTGACGGCCGTCGACGGCGACCTGGCGCGGGACCTCAACGGCGCGCTGGACCACCCGCGATCGCGCGTCGAGACGACGGTCGAGCGGACGATCCTGGGCGAACTCGGCGGGGGCTGCGTCGCTCCGCTGGGCGTCTACGCCGTCCTGCAGGGCAGCGTCGTCCGCACGACGGTCCGCGCGCTCTCGCGGGACGGCGAGGAGGAGGTGTCGCTGACGCGGGACCTGCCCGCCGACCGCCACGGCGAGGCGGCCCGGGAACTGGCCCGGGACCTGGCCGATCAGGGCGCGCGGGAACTGATCAAGCGGGCCAAGCGCGAGAGCGGCGCGGCGGCCGAGGACGACGCGGCCACGGCCGCGGAGACGAGCGAGGAATGA
- the cobA gene encoding uroporphyrinogen-III C-methyltransferase, translating to MTGTVYLVGSGPGDPDLLTVKAKRLLSEADVVLHDKLPGPEIIEQIPEEKREDVGKRAGGEWTPQEYTNRRMVELAEEGKDVVRLKGGDPTVFGRGGEELVHLAEHEVPVEVVPGITSAVAGPAVSGIPVTHRDHASSVSFVTGHEDPTKEESAIDWAALAATGGTVVVLMGVGRLPEYTAALREAGMDPDTPVALVERATRPDQQVATGTLDTIVDVRDEAGIEPPAITVIGDVAGQRDRVIEFLRTDYGGSGDGSRTDGGDPDA from the coding sequence ATGACGGGCACCGTCTACCTCGTCGGCTCCGGCCCCGGCGATCCGGACCTGCTGACGGTCAAGGCGAAGCGACTGCTGTCGGAGGCCGACGTCGTCCTCCACGACAAGCTCCCGGGCCCGGAGATCATCGAGCAGATCCCCGAGGAGAAGCGGGAGGACGTCGGCAAGCGCGCCGGCGGCGAGTGGACGCCACAGGAGTACACCAACCGCCGGATGGTCGAACTGGCCGAGGAGGGCAAGGACGTGGTCCGCCTGAAGGGCGGCGATCCGACCGTCTTCGGCCGCGGCGGGGAGGAACTGGTCCACCTCGCCGAGCACGAGGTCCCCGTCGAGGTGGTGCCGGGAATCACCTCCGCGGTGGCCGGTCCCGCGGTCTCAGGGATTCCGGTCACCCACCGCGACCACGCCTCCTCCGTCTCCTTCGTCACGGGCCACGAGGACCCCACGAAGGAGGAGTCCGCTATCGACTGGGCGGCGCTGGCCGCGACCGGCGGCACCGTCGTCGTCCTGATGGGCGTCGGCAGGCTCCCGGAGTACACCGCCGCGCTGCGGGAGGCCGGCATGGATCCGGACACGCCCGTCGCGCTGGTCGAGCGGGCGACCCGGCCCGACCAGCAGGTGGCCACGGGGACCCTCGATACGATCGTCGACGTCCGCGACGAGGCCGGCATCGAACCGCCGGCGATCACCGTGATCGGCGACGTGGCCGGCCAGCGCGACCGGGTGATCGAGTTCCTGCGGACCGACTACGGCGGGAGCGGCGACGGGAGCCGGACCGACGGAGGGGATCCCGATGCGTGA
- a CDS encoding uroporphyrinogen-III synthase, protein MREEPRLRVAFFRPDDERTDDAVELLESLGADPVPDPMLAVEPTDATPKTDAVGSSGSDEPSPVVPREDADYAVLTSKTGVELAAEAGWGPGEAAVCAIGEPTADALRAAGYSVDLVPDEYSSSGLVDALADDAAGARIEVARSDHGSDVLTDGLEDAGAYVHETVLYRLVRPESAGESAELAAGGDLDAALFTSSLTVTHFLAAADERGVRDAAVDGLNDAVVGAIGEPTRRTAEDAGIEVDVVPEAADFDALAAEAVEEAAPSYDE, encoded by the coding sequence ATGCGTGAGGAACCCCGCCTCCGGGTCGCGTTCTTCCGTCCCGACGACGAGCGGACCGACGATGCCGTCGAACTGCTGGAGTCGCTGGGCGCCGACCCCGTGCCCGATCCGATGCTGGCGGTCGAGCCGACCGACGCGACGCCCAAGACCGACGCCGTCGGATCCTCCGGCTCCGACGAGCCCTCGCCCGTTGTCCCTCGCGAGGACGCCGACTACGCGGTCCTCACGAGCAAGACCGGCGTCGAACTCGCCGCCGAAGCCGGCTGGGGCCCCGGCGAGGCGGCGGTCTGCGCCATCGGAGAGCCGACGGCCGACGCGCTGCGTGCGGCCGGCTACTCGGTCGATCTGGTGCCCGACGAGTACTCCTCGTCGGGCCTCGTGGACGCGCTCGCGGACGACGCCGCAGGCGCGCGCATCGAGGTGGCCCGCTCCGACCACGGCTCTGACGTGCTGACCGACGGGCTGGAGGACGCCGGCGCATACGTCCACGAGACGGTCCTCTACCGGCTGGTCCGTCCCGAGAGCGCCGGTGAATCGGCCGAACTCGCCGCCGGGGGCGACCTGGACGCGGCGCTGTTCACCTCGTCGCTCACCGTCACGCACTTCCTGGCCGCCGCCGACGAGCGCGGCGTCCGGGACGCGGCCGTCGACGGGCTGAACGACGCCGTCGTCGGCGCCATCGGCGAACCGACCCGCCGCACCGCCGAGGACGCCGGGATCGAGGTCGACGTCGTGCCCGAGGCGGCCGACTTCGACGCCCTCGCCGCCGAAGCCGTCGAGGAAGCCGCACCCAGCTACGACGAGTAG
- a CDS encoding single-stranded-DNA-specific exonuclease RecJ, which produces MGPAPDLDDRARTCARRLLDADAVLLASHIDADGLTSAAVAATALERAGLPFETVFKKQLDAEEIASIAAREYDTVLFTDFGSGQLDAVSEHVAAGDFEAVIADHHQPAAPEDCHPDAVSETDGYADFEYHCNPLLVGIDGASELSGAGAAYVLARALAKEGGAATDGGETAADGDTATAAGDAAGTDGDPLNRDLAGLAVVGAVGDMQATSGELVGANQGIVEEGVEAGVLAEGTDLTLYGKQTRPLPKLLEYATEVPIPGISNDEAGAVRFLESLGLDLKRDGEWRTWADLTDDERQTVASGLVQRAVERGVPADDIDSLVGTTYTLTAEPVGTELRDASEFSTLLNATARYERADVGLAVCLGDREGALERARSLLANHRRNLSEGLSLVQERGVTREDNVQWFDAGDAVRETIVGIVAGMALGTDGVDSDRPIVAFASKGDEETKVSARGTGPLVGRGLDLSVVMSEAARAVSGDGGGHDIAAGATVPAGEEASFIEAADEIVARQLD; this is translated from the coding sequence ATGGGACCCGCCCCCGACCTCGACGACCGCGCGCGGACCTGCGCCCGCCGCCTGCTCGACGCCGACGCGGTGCTGCTGGCATCGCACATCGACGCCGACGGCCTGACGAGCGCGGCCGTCGCCGCCACCGCGCTGGAGCGGGCGGGGCTCCCCTTCGAGACCGTCTTCAAGAAACAGCTCGACGCCGAGGAGATTGCCTCCATCGCCGCACGCGAGTACGACACCGTTCTCTTCACTGACTTCGGCAGCGGGCAACTGGACGCCGTCTCCGAGCACGTCGCCGCGGGCGACTTCGAGGCCGTGATCGCCGACCACCACCAGCCCGCCGCGCCGGAGGACTGCCACCCCGACGCGGTCTCCGAGACGGACGGCTACGCCGACTTCGAGTACCACTGCAACCCGCTGCTCGTCGGCATCGACGGAGCCTCCGAGCTGTCCGGAGCGGGCGCCGCCTACGTCCTCGCGCGGGCGCTCGCCAAGGAGGGCGGCGCTGCCACGGACGGCGGCGAAACGGCCGCTGACGGGGATACAGCGACAGCGGCTGGCGACGCCGCGGGGACGGACGGCGACCCGCTCAACCGCGACCTCGCCGGCCTCGCCGTCGTCGGCGCCGTCGGCGACATGCAGGCCACGAGCGGCGAGCTCGTCGGCGCGAACCAGGGCATCGTCGAGGAGGGCGTCGAGGCGGGCGTCCTCGCGGAGGGGACCGACCTCACGCTCTACGGCAAGCAGACCCGGCCCCTCCCGAAGCTGCTGGAGTACGCCACGGAGGTCCCGATTCCGGGCATCTCCAACGACGAGGCCGGCGCCGTCCGCTTCCTGGAGTCGCTGGGGCTGGACCTCAAGCGGGACGGCGAGTGGCGCACCTGGGCGGACCTGACCGACGACGAGCGCCAGACGGTCGCCAGCGGCCTCGTCCAGCGGGCCGTCGAGCGCGGCGTCCCCGCCGACGACATCGACTCCCTCGTGGGCACCACCTACACGCTGACCGCCGAACCGGTCGGCACCGAACTGCGGGACGCCAGCGAGTTCTCGACCTTGCTGAACGCCACCGCGCGCTACGAGCGGGCCGACGTCGGACTGGCGGTCTGCCTGGGCGACCGCGAGGGCGCGCTGGAGCGGGCCCGGAGCCTGCTCGCCAACCACCGCCGGAACCTCTCGGAGGGCCTGTCGCTCGTCCAGGAGCGCGGGGTCACCCGGGAGGACAACGTCCAGTGGTTCGACGCCGGCGACGCCGTCCGCGAGACCATCGTCGGCATCGTCGCCGGGATGGCGCTGGGCACCGACGGCGTCGACTCCGACAGGCCCATCGTCGCCTTCGCGAGCAAGGGCGACGAGGAGACGAAGGTCTCTGCCCGCGGCACCGGCCCGCTGGTCGGCCGCGGCCTGGATCTCTCGGTCGTGATGAGCGAGGCGGCCCGCGCCGTCAGCGGCGACGGCGGCGGCCACGACATCGCCGCCGGCGCGACCGTCCCCGCGGGCGAGGAAGCGTCCTTCATCGAGGCCGCCGACGAGATCGTCGCCCGGCAGCTGGACTGA
- a CDS encoding DUF5783 family protein: MAEFDPEKFDDKYQHYFTELQKAYKQAFEVMNDQYDSELIHAIDQQILNESEPVYEGDGEFGIDLPEDPIDRVTAIIVDDEKLATVLDRYVDELERQHRLIFGFEE; the protein is encoded by the coding sequence ATGGCCGAGTTCGACCCGGAGAAGTTCGATGACAAGTACCAGCACTACTTCACTGAGCTCCAGAAGGCCTACAAGCAGGCCTTCGAGGTGATGAACGACCAGTACGACTCGGAGCTGATCCACGCCATCGACCAGCAGATCCTCAACGAGTCCGAACCGGTCTACGAGGGCGACGGCGAGTTCGGCATCGACCTGCCCGAGGACCCGATCGATCGCGTGACGGCGATCATCGTCGACGACGAGAAACTGGCAACCGTGCTCGACCGGTACGTCGACGAACTGGAGCGCCAGCACCGCCTGATCTTCGGGTTCGAGGAGTAA
- a CDS encoding class I SAM-dependent methyltransferase: MTERDDVKKLVERHWNNRAETFDDEVHHGIHGEDQRERWLSVLGERTGEPPQRVLDVGCGTGVVSLLLAGLGHDVTGVDVAPAMLEQAREKARRAGLSVAFQRGDAEGLGVQDDAVDLATARHLLWTLPDPEAAVEEWQRVVGPGGRLLLIEGYWDHPEPRDEYEAIHGDLPLYHGRPPGELREFLREAGLRDVEYEPLDDPVLWGREPRHDYYAIAGTVPR; this comes from the coding sequence GTGACCGAACGCGACGACGTCAAGAAACTCGTCGAGCGACACTGGAACAACCGCGCGGAGACGTTCGACGACGAAGTCCACCACGGCATCCACGGCGAGGACCAGCGCGAGCGGTGGCTGTCAGTCCTCGGCGAGCGGACGGGCGAGCCGCCGCAGCGGGTCCTCGACGTCGGGTGCGGGACCGGCGTCGTCTCGCTACTGCTGGCGGGCCTGGGACACGACGTGACGGGCGTCGACGTCGCGCCCGCGATGCTCGAGCAGGCCCGGGAGAAGGCGCGCCGCGCCGGCCTGTCGGTCGCGTTCCAGCGCGGCGACGCGGAGGGCCTCGGTGTTCAGGACGACGCGGTCGACCTGGCGACGGCGCGCCACCTCCTCTGGACGCTCCCGGATCCCGAAGCGGCCGTCGAGGAGTGGCAGCGCGTCGTCGGCCCCGGCGGCCGGCTCCTCCTGATCGAGGGGTACTGGGACCACCCCGAGCCCCGGGACGAGTACGAGGCGATCCACGGCGACCTGCCGCTGTATCACGGCCGCCCGCCCGGGGAGCTACGCGAGTTCCTCCGGGAGGCGGGGCTCCGGGACGTCGAGTACGAACCGCTGGACGATCCGGTGCTGTGGGGGCGCGAGCCGCGCCACGACTACTACGCGATCGCGGGGACCGTCCCGCGCTGA
- a CDS encoding ArsR family transcriptional regulator — translation MRPDTESAGSGRGARGVASEGFSEWRALQKATDKKRADILADVVGHPKGAPSVEELDYMNPPLSEDAIRRHLRTLADVGVVRECEFEPGERLRDYPYKFYALTEDARELFDRNGLFPEEAWRRQYQSVEKTPRIREIEEMPRPATTRE, via the coding sequence ATGAGGCCCGACACGGAGAGCGCCGGTTCGGGGCGCGGTGCCCGGGGTGTCGCCAGCGAGGGGTTCAGCGAGTGGCGAGCGCTCCAGAAGGCGACCGACAAGAAGCGGGCGGACATCCTCGCGGACGTCGTCGGCCACCCGAAGGGAGCGCCCAGCGTCGAGGAGCTGGACTACATGAATCCGCCCCTCAGCGAGGACGCCATCCGCCGTCACCTCCGGACGCTGGCCGACGTCGGCGTCGTTCGGGAATGCGAGTTCGAGCCCGGCGAGCGCCTCCGGGACTACCCCTACAAGTTCTACGCGCTCACCGAGGACGCCCGGGAACTGTTCGACCGCAACGGGCTGTTCCCGGAGGAGGCGTGGCGGCGCCAGTACCAGTCGGTCGAGAAGACGCCCCGGATCCGGGAGATCGAGGAGATGCCGCGTCCGGCGACGACCCGCGAGTGA
- a CDS encoding NifU family protein, with the protein MSTETEDGGDDDLRERITNFLRRNFPQIQMHGGSAAIQEIDREEGSVTIQLGGACSGCGISPMTIQAIKTRMTKEIPEIDTVHANTGMEGSEGMAGGAGGMSPSMPGDSRGGSIGDDDDEGPEAPF; encoded by the coding sequence ATGAGCACCGAGACCGAGGACGGCGGCGACGACGACCTGCGCGAGCGGATCACGAACTTCCTGCGCCGCAACTTCCCGCAGATCCAGATGCACGGCGGCAGCGCGGCGATTCAGGAGATCGACCGCGAGGAGGGCAGCGTCACGATCCAGCTGGGCGGCGCGTGTTCCGGCTGTGGCATCTCGCCGATGACGATCCAGGCGATCAAGACCCGCATGACCAAGGAGATCCCGGAGATCGACACCGTCCACGCCAACACCGGCATGGAGGGCTCCGAGGGGATGGCCGGCGGCGCCGGCGGCATGAGCCCGTCGATGCCCGGCGACTCCCGCGGCGGTTCGATCGGCGACGACGACGACGAAGGCCCCGAAGCCCCCTTCTAA